A single genomic interval of Lathyrus oleraceus cultivar Zhongwan6 chromosome 7, CAAS_Psat_ZW6_1.0, whole genome shotgun sequence harbors:
- the LOC127102474 gene encoding uncharacterized protein LOC127102474 — MPIYAKFMKDIISKKRSTDIDPIILTETCSVILQGMKIPVKKKDRGLVTIPCTIGDKKFKKALIDLGASVSLMPLSTYKKLGIGIVQDTRMTLQFADRSVRRPYGIVEDVLVKIDKFFFPVDFVIMEMPEDEEIPLIWGIPFLET; from the coding sequence atgccaatatatgccaagttcatgaaagatATCATCTCCAAAAAGCGCTCCACTGATATAGACCCGATCATCCTGACTGAAACATGTAGTGTCATTCTTCAAGGTATGAAAATCCCAGTAAAAAAGAAAGATAGGGGATTGGTTACTATTCCATGCACTATTGGTGATAAgaaattcaagaaggctctgattgacttaggagcAAGTGTGAGCTTGATGCCACTATCCACCTATAAGAAATTAGGCATTGGCATCGTTCAAGATACTCGGATGACACTTCAGTTTGCTGATCGCTCTGTTAGGCGACCATATGGGATTGTGGAAGACGTTCTGGTAAAGATTGACAAGTTTTTTTTCCCAGTTGACTTCGTCATTATGGAAATGCCcgaagatgaggagattcctctcatatgGGGCATACCATTCTTAGAAACATGA